A window from Pseudoliparis swirei isolate HS2019 ecotype Mariana Trench chromosome 17, NWPU_hadal_v1, whole genome shotgun sequence encodes these proteins:
- the vwc2 gene encoding brorin, with protein sequence MLRRVAMTAEVLLLLGVLIGGAQCNPIATSPAGRERLERVLTRARQDERPPGAGARSNGTRGSEAAEPQELWTEPDRLDRMDQGPTSDVALSLDAIDEYAYPDYRGKGCMDESGFVFAIGERFAPGTSPCPCLCTDEGPMCSQPDCPRLHARCLRVDTSRCCPVCREEKNYCDFRGKIYGSLEEFRVSPCEKCRCEPSGEVLCSVAACPQTECVDPEYEPDQCCPICKTGPNCYADTTVIPAGREVKIDECTICYCTYEEGTWQIEHQATCSKNECQPS encoded by the exons atgctgcgCCGCGTTGCCATGACAGCAgaagttcttcttctcctggggGTCCTGATCGGCGGCGCCCAGTGCAACCCGATAGCGACCTCGCCGGCCGGCCGGGAGCGTCTGGAGAGAGTGCTGACCCGAGCCCGGCAGGACGAGCGGCCCCCGGGAGCCGGCGCCCGCTCCAACGGGACTCGAGGATCCGAGGCCGCCGAGCCCCAGGAGCTGTGGACGGAGCCGGACCGCCTGGACCGGATGGACCAGGGCCCCACGAGCGACGTCGCCCTCTCCCTGGACGCCATCGACGAGTACGCCTACCCGGACTACCGCGGCAAGGGCTGCATGGACGAGAGCGGCTTTGTGTTCGCCATCGGCGAGCGGTTCGCTCCGGGCACCTCGCCGTGCCCGTGCCTCTGCACTGACGAGGGTCCCATGTGCAGCCAGCCCGACTGCCCCCGGCTGCACGCCCGCTGCCTGCGCGTGGACACCAGCCGCTGCTGCCCCGTctgcagggaggagaagaaCTACTGCGACTTCCGGGGGAAGATCTACGGCTCGCTGGAGGAGTTCAGG GTGTCTCCGTGTGAGAAGTGCCGCTGCGAGCCGAGCGGCGAGGTGCTGTGCTCCGTGGCGGCGTGCCCCCAGACGGAGTGCGTGGACCCGGAGTACGAGCCGGACCAGTGCTGCCCCATCTGCAAGaccg GGCCAAACTGCTACGCCGACACCACGGTGATACCGGCCGGCCGAGAGGTGAAGATCGACGAGTGTACAATCTGCTACTGCACATACGAGGAGGGCACGTGGCAGATCGAGCACCAGGCCACCTGCAGTAAGAACGAGTGCCAGCCGAGCTAA